The genomic segment GTAATGGTGGGCAGTACCAATCATACCTGTGACTATCTCCAGTGTAGCATCCATACCAGTAACCACAATACCAAGCCTTGGTGGTATTAACCCAGCTATTACCAGGAGAACCACAATCACAGTAATCACTATGGGTGGCCAGAAACCCTCAACGAAGGCATGTATAGTCATCCACCTAAAGTACTCATCAACCTGGAAATCCGGCCAAGGACTAATAATGGGTAATGCCCCTATGAAGGCGCCAGCTGCCGTACCGGCTATGGCTATTGATAGTATCTTGGCAAACGGCCTTAACACCTCGGGAGCTGTCTTAGATGCTTTATTCCATAAATACGATACATAACCAAGTATGGCAGTTATTAAAATCAGCCACAGGGTACCCTGTGTAGTCACGTCCCTGCCCTGTGCACCCACAATGAACCACCAGGGAGCTGGAATTAACTGGAGGTAGCTTAACCAAATACCGAGAAGTGTGCCTAATGATACTAAGACACCAATAATAATTATTGCCGCGACCTGCCTCTTAGTTACATTAAGACCAAAATACGGGAATACAAAGAACGAGAACGCTATCCAAGTTATTGCAATCCAGAGGATGGCTAACGTGTAGTGCAGTGCCCTAGCTACATTAAATGGTAGTATTGGTATGAGGTTTAACCCGTATAGTGAAGTCTCCGTATAAAGATGCATTGCGTAAGCCCCCAGTAGACCCTGAATCCCAAGGCCAACGCCAGCTATGAAGAATGCTAGTAGCGTTAATTTCTGAGCATCATTAGGTGGTGGTAATTGAATGTTTAGCCTTGGCTCATGCCAATAATCCATTAACTTAAGGACAACGTAACCAGCCAGTGGCATTACAAGTAGCATTATGGTGAATATCATTAACCAGGAGGAGTAGGTTACGTTAGCAGTGGGGCCTATTAAGCCGGGCATGTATGGGAAGCCATTAGTGTAACCCTGCATTGCAATAATACCACTCCAGGCGAAGTACGCTGTTAAATCCTTAATTATGGTTTCATTGGTTATTAAATCCGGCTTCAACCTAAACTCCTCGGCAGCTGGGCCAAGCATCTGGGAGTAGAATTTAGTTGCATTATAGAAGCCTTGGGCAAATTGATTACTCACAATAATTACATCACCCTGGGGTGTAGGGTCTACCTTAGGCATTAGCTCCTGCTTAATTAAGGACATTGCGCTTGCATTACTTTGAGGGACTGCATCGAAGCCTAGGCTATGGGCTGCTGAATCCTCAAGTATTCTTAACGTGTATGAAGTGAAGTCTACGCCGAAGTAACTACCCATGCCTAGTATTGAGCCATAGTCCATTAAACCATACTTCTGGAAATAATACTTACCCCAAATAATGTCATTACGCGTGAAGAGTACGGTACCATTCTCAGTCTCCACAGCGGTTGGGATTGGTGGTAGGTGGGTGAAGGTGTACCAAGCCATTATACCGTATATGACGTAGACCAGTATAGTGACCCCTAGCACGATCACAGGCCAAATGGATTTACCATTCATACTCCCACCTACGGCTTACTTCCCACTACCCTCAGTTAAGCTAATTATCTAAGATTTTAGATAATGACCCATGCCAATTATGATTCACGTAATTTAACTTAACTATGGGACCCGGTCTCACTTAACGTGTGCCTAAAGTAATCCTCAAGAACCTTCTTAATACCCCTCCTTATCAATACTGTTAACGTAGCCGGGGATATGCCCAATTCCTTAGCAAGCTCACTAATGCTTACGCGTCTCTTATCATCAAACAACCCCCTACTGTAGGCCAATTGAAGAACCTCAAGTTGCCTACTGGTTAGTGTCTTAACCTTAATAGCCTGAGCATACACTACTTCAGCCTTGACACTTTCATTCAGGAAATCCTTCATGAGGCTTCTTAAGTAACCCCTTGACGGCAGTAGGATACCGTAGATTACGGTATTGGAATCTAGGGATTTACCCTCAATTACCATAAAGCCACCATGACCCAGTACCCTGCATGAGGAACAGCTTGGAGACTCAATCCACATTACGTTCTCGTTAACCTTACGCATCCTTAATCCAGATTCCCTTAGTAAATCAAGTTCATGACGTGTTAAGGGCCTATTAGTGCTTATTAAATGAGTTGATTTACCATCACTAATATTTATCATTAACACATCGAAGCCCAAGTTAAGCTTACTTAACGTATTCTGAACAAGGCAATCATTGCGGTAAGCTTTAATCAAAACCTTAATCATAAAGCATCACTCTAATTACCTATATTTTACCTATAAATTTATTCCCATAAATCTCTTAATCAATGCTTAAATACTTTACCTTAAGCTTCTCAATAACCTGAAGCCACTTATCATGATCCACCTCGGCTTCAATATCCTCAATACTCCTACTGCTTTCAACATTATCTAAGTCCATTGCCTGAGGGAAAAGCACCTTATCCTCCTTCTCCATATGCTGATTAAGGTGTCCAGTCATCAATGCTAGATAATCCATAAGCGTGTCCTTAATTGATTGATCACCATTAATTAATCTGCTTAATAATTCCCTATTCAACCTTATTAAATACCTGAATATTCCATGATCCATCACCATTACATTCACTGGACTATTCTCAAAGGGATATAGTTTAATGTTTATTGATGGGAACAATATAACCTCCTCCTTAACATGATGACACTTATCCACGAAGAACTCATAGAAATCCAGTAGCATATTTATATCACTTGGATCTAATAGCTTCTCCGCAAGCATCTTATCAACTATGCTCACTGATACCTTGATTACATCATGGTCATTCATAAGGTTATTCACTAAATCCTCAACACTAACCATACTTACCCCTTTCAATCTGCACTATCATTAAGTTTACTTAAGTTACCGAAATCATATCATTAAGCTTACCGAGTACCATTAATTAGAGGCATCATGTATGAAACTTTAATACAGAATCATGAGGATTTATAAAGCTCTAAGTACTCCTTTAAGGCTACAGCATTATTATACTGCGATTTAGCCGAGTAAAGTAATGTAATAGTCTTACCTTCCTTTACCATATTCTTAAGGATAGCCACCTTAGGATTACCTTCCAATTCCTTAAAGTACCTTCTCTCGAATTCAATCCACTTACTAGGATCATGATTAAACCACCTCCTCAACTCATCACTAGGGGCTACATCCTTAAGCCATAAATCCACCTTAGCCTCCTCCCTACTAATCCCCCTAGGCCATAGCCTATCGACAAGTATCCTCACGCCATCATCACTTGATGCTCGATCATAGATTCGTTTAACTTTAATGGACACACATTGATTATAGTATACTTACTTATTAATATTTCTTAAGTTACCTTTAATTGAGATACATTGAAGTAAAGTACCATGTTTTAAAAGAAGTGAGGTGAAATCACCTTCACTGGGTAAGGGATGCGGACTTAGGTTAAAGGGTGGGGATAATGCTTGATTTAATCAGGTCCAAATAATGCAGTAATACTATCATTGGGTGGTTGAAATGATGGTACTTGCCTCCTTAACTCATCCCTAATGGCGTCAATACCAGTCCTCACCGCAAACTCCCTTATGTTGGGTGCCTTAGACTTCACATACATGCTTAATATAACCTTGGCCGTTAACTCAGCTTCACTGGGGTCGATAGTGCCTAGTATAAAGCCTAATTGCCTTGACGCACCCCCTATTGTGACCAGTATCCTTGTTTTGAAGCCGAAAGGCTCGAAGCCGATGTCTGAGACCCAGCTCATGCCGCAATCATGGGTACAGCCACTAATGCCGACTCTAATATGCTCCTTTAATCCACTGATATGTACGTGTATTTTACGGCCTAGGCTCGTTGTGTCTATTAGACCTGGCGGACAGAGTTCACTACCAACGCAGGCAACTGTTATTGGGCCCTCTGGGTAGTATGGTCCTGGTTCCTTAATTTCACCATTAATTCCCCTAATCTCCTTAACATTATCCCTAATGGGTATGTAGATGCTTTGATTATTAAACAACACTACGTAGCCTAAACCATACTCATCAGCAGCATGCGCTAACTCATCTAATTCACTGGCGGTAACCCAGCCCGTTGGGTAATGCATCTTAATAACCCTGGTGTTAATGAATGTTGGCTTAACGTCGGGTGGTTTAGGAAGCTTTGACTTAACCTCTCTAGCCACTGCCAATACCTCCTCCTTAACTTTATCGAATCCATTAAGCTTAATGAACCATTTAAAACCCCTCCTCTCCCCACTCCTCTTAAAGACCTCAACCACACCAACTATTAACGGTAGTATATCCTCCAGTTCCACGTCACTGAAGGCTAATTTAGCTGTGAATGCATGTTCACCAATACCCCCGCCTAGGTATATGTTGAATTTACCATTAGGCTTAGCCACAATTCCCACATCCTGGCTCACAGGTACTGCACAGGCCCTCTCACAGGCTGAAATCGATATCTTAATCCTATGCGGTAATGCCGACCCCTCATACTCACCCTTATACCTGAAGTAATCCCCTATGAATACTGATAAGGCCTCGGCATTCACGTGGGCCAGTGGGCAGTGGTTACTGGGGCATGGTATTGGATTCCTGATGCTATTGCCGCAGGAGTCCCTTGGGTCAAGTCCAGTATCCTTAAGCTTAGCCGTAACTTCATCGAAAAGCCTGTAATCGATTTTAAAGATCTCAACATCACCCCTGGTCCCAAGCATTACCCTACCATCACCATACCTCCTACTAACCTCTGCAATAACCCTTAATTGGCTTGAATACCACTTACTTGGGTCACGGCCAATACTCTGCCTAATCCTCACCGAGACCCATGGGTTATCACCACGATTCTTGTAAACCCCCTCATGCCTCCTTGGGTAAACCAACTTATGTACATCAGAATACTTGAACACAATTAATCACTTTTAATGACCCTCATCCCTAGGTTACTTAACTATTGAGTCACTTGAGCAGGCTTCCCAGTTATCCCATACTTCTTAGCCCACTCCTCGAAAACCTTCTGCTCCTCCGGCGTTAATTGCCTACTAAACCTGTACCAATTATCCTTAGGCCTAGCTGTCTCAGGGGATTCAGGTGTCTTCCAAATGCAGTTAACTGGACAGACTGGGATGCAGGAGAAGTCGTCGATGCACCAATCCCAAATTAACCTAGCTTTCCCATTCTCATCAAGCTCCCATGCATTGGTTGGGCAGACACTAACACAGGCACCGCAGCCTATGCATATGTCCTGGTCATCAATAACCCTCATGTATTTCCTTAAACCCTCTGGGGTTGTGGGTATTTCACTACGCCTGGACATGAAGCCTCACCAGTTGAGTTAACCCACTGTGGGATTATACATATTTCTATAGGTACTGTTCACGTTGATTCACCATTAAAGTCCACATGCACCCTAACTAATGATTAATGAAAGCACTCCATTAGGGGAAGTCATTAACTTAAGCATGGGTTAATGCTTTAAGGCAATTAGCCTCCCCCTTAACCCTAATGCTAATAATTAATGCCGCCCCAGCATTATCAACAGCCTTCATTTGGGCGTGGGCATCAGTGACGTATAAGGATTTCATGAGTAGGTTAAACCCATTAACCGTTAACTTCCTTAGGATGCTTTACACCACCATTGCCTTAGCTATTCCAGCGGCCTTAATTGGCTTTAACGCTGGGGCTATGTGGGGTTCATTAAGTGGTCTATTATCCTTAGCCTTAGGTGACTCCATGTACTTAATGGCCATTAACTACACTGGAGTCTCAGTGGCTGCCCCAATATCATACTCCTACATACCCCTCTCAGTACTTATGGCTACCCTACTGGGTGAACCATTAACAATACTTAAGGTTACCTCAGGATTACTGATAATGCTCGGTGTATACATGTTATCCAGGGAGAGGACTAAGGTAACGCTTAGGGGTGTGACCTTAGCCCTCGGTACCGCGGTTGCTTGGGCTCTTGGTCAAACCATGATAAAGGTGGCTGACGTTAATGGCTTAAACCCAGTATCCATAGCCTTCATTAGGGTTGCCACTGCGGGATTAGTTCTACTGCTGGTTAACCACATGATGCATAATAATTTAGCCACCGCCATAAAGGCAACTATACGCACCCGCCTACCCCTAGTGGCTGTACTGGACCTGGGTATTGGGGTTGCCTTATTCGCATACTCAGTTAACCTAATAGGACTTGGCTTAACAGTAATAGTAACGGGCTGCATGCCGTTGATAGCTCAGGTAATGGCTAAGTTCATGGTTGGGGAAAGAATAACCGTGACTAAGATCACTGGGGCAGTGGTAATAGTACTGGCAATAACCACAGCCTTCCTATAGGGCTTAAATTAAGTTAATTGCAGTATATTCAATGATTCAAGCTAAGTTAATCACAATGGCTAGTATTATAGCGAATTCAAGGAGCTCATAGAAGCCGTAGTACATTAACACCTGCTTACTCGCATACCTACCCAAGTAGCCCTTAAAGTAGGCGAATACACCGATTAAGTGAATGATTAACATCAGTACGATTAGCAGCATTAACCATGTTGGCAGCATACTTAACGCCAGTGAACTAACTAATACGTAGTATAGAACCTCAAAAACTGAAACATAAACACCCACCCTCCTAGGTATGCTTAAGCCTCTAAATCCTAGGTATGAACCTGCAGCATGAATAAACAACATGACCACTGAACTAGGTAGTATTACTAGGGACGCGGGTACACTCACTAGAAGGTAACTAACTAGGTTAAATTTACTTTACCCATGTTACCTGGAACCTTAACCTTAAGGGTAAGGTTACGTATCCTCTACCTCATGAATAACTTTAATGCTTAAACGTGGTGGTGAAGCTAAGTTGATGGCTAATCAACTAAGGGTCAGGATAAGGGTTTATGAACATGGGGTTAGTTGATACATAATGGAAAAACCATTACCCGCATATTTAATTATGCGATTCCATAACGCCTACTATTCCCCTTAACCTATTCACTAGGTTAAGAACAGCCTCCCTATGCGCCTCAAACCCCTCCTTACTCATGAAGTTATGGTAAAAGTTTGCGTGTAGTCTTTCAGCCATACTGAAGTTCACTAAAATTGACTTATCATTAGTCTCCTTATATAATTCTTCAATAATAATATCATAATCCCTATGGCTATAATGCTCCCAGCTCCTTGACTCAGCTATAGCATTAAGCAAAGCAGTAACAGCACCCCAGTACTTTTCACCAGCCTGAGTCAAATCACCCTTGGCATATAGCTCCTCAGCTGATTTAAGGTAATCCTCATGTAGGCTCAGATAAAGCTTAACCCTATGAGGTGGATCAAGCCTCTCAGCAATTAAATCAATAATGAAGGCCTCAACATCCCTACCACCAGCTAACTCCCTTAATAAATTAACTAATTGAGGCGAGAGTACTAATGACATGCCTGGTAAATCACTGTGTACCTACTTAAAAACATTATTTAAATCAATTTAAGCAGACACTTCCTCCATCCCATAGAATTAGCCTAAGGATAATTAATGCGCTTTACGTCTCCCCGAGGGTTTTAAGAACTAATGATTAATACTGGTGACTATGAGGTATGAAAATAAGGGATGAAGTAAACAACATTAAACCAGGAATGCAGGATTACTTATTATTAAATTCCCTACTATCCTGCTGTAGGTAAATTTTACGCATTACTTGACGTGTATTTATGATGGTTTAAGGCTTCCTTGGCGCGGTAATTGGGTTAATGGTTACTTTAACTTTCTTATTATAGTTCATGGTTTCTATATTGGCATTTAGGAATAGTTTAACAATACTTATATTCGTTGATAGGTGTGATGTTAAGTTTACCACAGTGTACTCTGATCTGCCTTCAGCTAGGGCTAGGAATGGGATAAGCATATCACCCATGTGGTCATCGAAGGCCGCCCCCGCATTAATTACTGCCGCAAGGGCCTCTGCAGCCTCCCTACCAACATCCTCCGCTGGTTTACCGCGTTCACCCAGTGAGTCAGCTCCAATCCTCTGCCCATTAGTGGACTCAGCCCATAGTGTTATTCCTGAACCAGGCCCTAGGTGGGGATCCTTACCCTGCTCATAGTACTCGAGGCTAATGCTGGGTTTTAGGCCTAGTTTACTTAAATAATCCTCAGCGGCCTTAGCCTGCCTAACCGCTACATGGCTTGGTAACCTAACTGCATGTGATAACCCCCAGATCCCTTTTAATTCACCAAGCTCAGTTATGTTGATTGGCTTAAGTCTACCAGCTGGCTTAACGGTAACCTTAACCTTACCGCCACCCCTTGGGTAATGACCCCTCCTAATTAATTCCACTTTAATCCCCACACCCATTAGGGATAGGTTGTGAGCCAGTACGAAGCGTACGTAATCTATGGGAGGGGCCTTAGGTACATCTGTACCACCGGTGATGTCAAGGGTGACTTCACCACAGTTCACTACGGCTAATACTGGTAGTAGGGTTTGGAGCACTAGGCTTATGCTCCCTGCAGTTCCAATATCAATACTGTAGTCACCGCATTTAACATCCCCTGGTTCGAAGGTTAGGCTTAAGGACCCCTTATATGCTCCATCAACCTTAGCGTTACTGATCCTTGCAGCAGCCATGACACTGGCCAGGTGCTGGGGCTGCAACCCTGGATTACTTCTCCTAGCCCTAATGTTAATTATCCTGAAGGGTTTACCAGTGATTATGGATAGGGCTAAGGCAGTCCTCAGTATCTGTCCGCCTCCCTCACCCATTGAGCCGTCTATGGTTATCATGCCCATAATACCCACTGGGCTTGGTTAATAAACCCTAAGTACTGAAGTGTTCATCACTTTAATTAAGCCTAAGTTTATTTAAGGGCACCCTAATATTGCTGTTAGTGATGAGAAGGTTTCCGGAATGAGGAGTGATTGGTTCACCCCTTACTGACCCTGATTAATGCTGAATCTCCTGAATAGGCTTCCCAACCTGCGTTGACTCTTCTTAAGGCTACTCATCATTCTACTCATCTCATTATAGTACCTCAGTAATTCCCTAACATCCCTCGGCGTCACCCCTGAGCCCTTGGCTATTCTCCTAATCCTTGATGCGTTTAATATATTTGGGTTAAGTAACTCCTCCTTAGTCATTGATCTCAATATTGATAACCACTTCCTCATCCTGTCCTGGGCGTTCATTAGTTGATCATCATTCAATTCCTTTAACTGAGGCATTAACCCCATGGGGAGCATTTGAAGAATCCTACTTAATGGGCCGAGTTTACCCATGGCTTCAAGCTGCTTCATTAATGTTAATAAGGTGAACTTACCGGTTTCAATATCCTCAAGAACCTCTTCCTCCTCCTCCATTGCCTTAACCTTATCCAGGAGTGACTCAACATCACCCATGCCCATTAACCTAGCCACAAACCTCCTTGGGTTAAAGACCTCAATATCCTCAATATCCTCACCATTACCAATGAACTTAATTCTAGCCCCAGTCTTAACCGCGGATACAAGGGCCCCACCCCCCTTAGCCGTACTGTCGAGTTTAGTTATGAATATTGAGTTAACTGGAACATACTTACTGAAGGCCTCTGCCTGAGCCCCAACCTGCTTACCATTGGTTGCATCAACAACAAGCATTACTTCATTGGGCTTCACGGCCTCGTAAATCTCCTTAACCTCACTGAGGAGCTCCTCCTCATTCCTATGCCTACCAGCAGTATCTATTATTATTAAATCAGCCTTACTGCTAATCATTCTACTTAAACCAGCCTTAGCTATGTTAACGGCGTTGCCTAGGCTTGGGTCACCGAAGAACATTGCCTTAACCCTCTCAGCTAATTGCCTCAACTGGTCAAAGGCCCCAGGCCTAATGGTGTCAGTCTCAATTAAACCAACCTTAAGCCCCCTCTTAATGTAGAAGTTAGCTAACTTACCTGCCGTGGTTGTTTTACCACTACCCTCAGTACCCACCAGCATTAGTATGTAGGGCTTGGTCTTAACCTCAACGTCAGGCTCCTTATCACCACCAAGTAGGTCGGTGAGTTTCCTGTAAAGTAAGTAAACCAAATAGTCCTTAGCTGTTAAGCCTGGGGGGAGTTCCTTAGCCTCCTTAAACTCCTCCTCAATGCTCTTGGTTAATTCGTAAACCAGCTTAACGTCGACGTCAGCCCTTATTAATGCCCTCTGCAGATCCCTAAGTATGCTCCTTAGGGTTTCCTCATCAATTAAGGTTGAGCCCCTGATCCTACTTATTATGCTGCCTATGGCGTCCATTAAGTCTCTCATTAATCAATCACTGGGTTGTGTATGGGTAGTAACTGTACTGGTACATGCTTTGCTGAACGTACCTAAGCACATCAGTTAAAGTACCCCTTATGATTATTCCCTCACCCCTTTGAATCTCGTAAACAAGCTTCATTGGTGATATGGGCATCCACCTCATCTTCCTAATGTACATTACCCTAAGTATCTGGTGGGTAATGGGTTCCTCGAATAATTGAAGAATAAGCACACCACCAGCCAGGTACTCCTCAACACCAAACCTACTAACCTTAGTGGCCTCACCAGTGGGTATTTCCGATGTTAAAAGCGTGGTGGTGTCCTTATAGCGTTTAAGTTGAAACACCAATTCCCTTAAGTACTCCCTAACCCATAGGAGATCCTGGTGGCCTGTTATTATTAATGGCGCTATGGGATCAACCACAACCCTCTTAGCCTTATTCTTCTGAATAACATCAATAATCATCCTAGCCACATCCTTAGGGTCAAGTGAAAGAGTAGTGCCCTCCTTGGAGTATAGCTTGAAATGGGTCCTGAAGTCATATATTATTACCCTGTTCTGCTTCTCATAGGCGTCAAGATCCCAGCCCAAGGCCTCATAGGCACCCCTCTTAACATCCTCACTGGGTTCATCAACACTAATGTATATGCCTGACTCACCAATATCGGCTCCAGTTTTAAGGAATTTAAGACTGAATATAGTCTTACCTAAACCCGCCTCACCGGCAACTAGGTAAACCTCACCCCTCTTAAGGCCACCGTAGAGTAAGGCATCCAAGTAAGCTATGCCCGTGGGGGCCTTATTAGCGTACATGCTGTACTGCATTTGCGCCGTGTAGTACTGGGTTATGTCGAATGGGTAAGTCTGGTTACTGTAATTGTTACCACTGTACGTGTTGTAGCCTCCATAGTCGTATGTATAGTATGCGTATTGCGATGAATCTGCAGCAGCATCATTCTCCTTTCTTAAACCCATATGCCCTAAACCCTAGGTGGATATTTATACTTTTACCTTGAATTCACCATTAGTTTAAGCAATTAAATGGCTTAATTAATGAACACTAGTTAATCACTGCCTAGGCTCAATCCTAACATCAACCCTAAACCTCCTCTTAATCCTACCAATCCTAGGCAGGCCCTTGGATAAAACTAACCCATAGTACTCCTGAGGAACCTTGATAACTAGGACATCTTCCCTCGGCTCCACTATAACTTGATCAAGCGGCACATACTTACCAACCACCTTAAGTAACTGATTCATAGCCCTCTTATTAACCTCCACACTCCTCCTCTTCAAGGGAACTACGAAGGTTTCCTCACCAAAGACGTAGACCTCGTACTCAGGTTCCTCCGTTATGAAGTCCTTAACAACAACCACCGGTCTGGCTAAATCCTCCTCCTTTAAGCCAGCAGGTATCTTAACAGTCATCTCCAGTGAGTAAACCTTACTAACCAACCCCTTATCTATGAAGATTACAGTATCCACTATTGAGGGTAACATGCCTAATTCAACCCTACCTATGAATCTTTGAATTGAGTCTATGGGCGATGTCGCATGGATGACGCCAACCATGCCTATTCCAGCCAACCTAAGGTCAACGTAAAGTTGAATATCAGCGGTATCCCTCATTTCATCAAATATTGTGTAGTCCGGCCTCGATAATAGGAGGATGTCATGAAGCTCCTCCGGGGTGGCCAGGTTCTTGGAGAGTTGAGTAACCTGGTCAGGTAGAACCATATCCCTCGGTGACTCAATGGTCTTAACCACCTTATTCTTGGATACGAAGAATTCAGCCAAGGCCTGAGCGAAGGTGGTTTTACCAGCGCCTGGGGCACCACCAATCAGTATACCCTCAGCCCTCTTCTCAAGCCTCTCAACAACCTTGGGATGGAGGTTATACTCCTCAACACGCTTCTTAACCAGTGGCCTAACAGCGGTTATCTCTATGCCGTCTGATACAGGTGGGAAAACAGCCACTATCCTAATATCCCTATACTGAACTATCAGTGAGTGGCTTCTCTTAACCTCAATAACCGCCCCATTACCACCACTGTAGGCTGTTGAGATAACTTCCCTAACCAGCCTCTCCAGGTACTCCTTGGAGAGGACCTTATTATCAAGGTAAACCAACTCCCAGTTACCTGGCGCACCCCTCTTAGCCATGGGTAGGGTGTTCTCCTTAAGGTGTATTGACATTGTGTCAGGGTATTTTTGGAACCACTTCTCAATCTCAAGGGCCCCAGTCCCCTTACCGATGTAAATGTACCTAATACCCATTGCCTCGCAAACCTTCTTAACCATAGCATCACTAGTTATTAAAACCGCCCCCAATTCCCTAGCAGTGTTTAAAACAAGGCTCTCAGGGTCCTTTAAGTCAGCTGACCTTGGTATAACGTCAACGTACTCCACAGTAATCCCCTCAATCTTAGAGGCCATGTCATGAATAGCAGCCACCTCCTCAAGCCCAAGTATACCCAGTGAAGAACCAACCTTAGCGTCATCCTCAAAGTACTTAACGACACCAGTATGAATCAGTAACCTACCCTTAAGCCCATTACTCTGCAGATACTCCTTCAGAGACCCATCTAGGAAGACTGACGTATCCGGAATATAGATTTCCCCAGCTGCAAGCATTAAGTACCAGTTAATGCGGATACACTGAGGCTTAAAAACTTATGAGCCTTAACTCACCTTCAATATTAGTTAAATAAGGTAATTAACCCTCATGGTAATTAACGAGCCTTAACAATAAAGCTTACGTCACCCTCCATCCTCTCTGGACTTATCATCCCACACCCCTGACTGATCTTCTTCATGAATGAGTATGGGTTATTAACCCTTACACCAGCCAGTAAGTCGATTCCAAAGTCGAACATTAAGTCAAGCATCGGAGTGCTTGGGCCAAGTAGAATAACGTAGGCATTAGTCCTCTTAGCCAATTCCAGTAACCTATCAATTGATTTATTGATTATTGTTGACGCCGTAATAACCACCACTTGACTATCCTCAATAACAGTCTCAGCTGCAGTGGAGGGTAGAATCCCATTAACTGGATCTATTAGGAATGGGTTAAGCTCCAGGACAACTACCTCCCTTGCAACCTCCTTAAACCTTGTAAACCCAGGGAATCTA from the Caldivirga maquilingensis IC-167 genome contains:
- a CDS encoding cbb3-type cytochrome c oxidase subunit I; this translates as MNGKSIWPVIVLGVTILVYVIYGIMAWYTFTHLPPIPTAVETENGTVLFTRNDIIWGKYYFQKYGLMDYGSILGMGSYFGVDFTSYTLRILEDSAAHSLGFDAVPQSNASAMSLIKQELMPKVDPTPQGDVIIVSNQFAQGFYNATKFYSQMLGPAAEEFRLKPDLITNETIIKDLTAYFAWSGIIAMQGYTNGFPYMPGLIGPTANVTYSSWLMIFTIMLLVMPLAGYVVLKLMDYWHEPRLNIQLPPPNDAQKLTLLAFFIAGVGLGIQGLLGAYAMHLYTETSLYGLNLIPILPFNVARALHYTLAILWIAITWIAFSFFVFPYFGLNVTKRQVAAIIIIGVLVSLGTLLGIWLSYLQLIPAPWWFIVGAQGRDVTTQGTLWLILITAILGYVSYLWNKASKTAPEVLRPFAKILSIAIAGTAAGAFIGALPIISPWPDFQVDEYFRWMTIHAFVEGFWPPIVITVIVVLLVIAGLIPPRLGIVVTGMDATLEIVTGMIGTAHHYYFNGLPTFWMYVGAVVSTLEAIPLGFVIIYVILLWRRGEVKTEFQKTLLTYALVAGIGGGIGVVAFGAGLINMPVLNYFLHDVQTTMTHAHLAFPLAYGLPSILMWVVAFYLSGAFNDRILRYMRWAAVIYGVGFYLQALLSLLPLGVLQFEYELQYGFWFIKTLVTPSGHLGFWQIPIVDDFVWLRMIGDLTAAVGIAIVLVAMLLRIRSALSKPISLTTVN
- a CDS encoding helix-turn-helix domain-containing protein → MIKVLIKAYRNDCLVQNTLSKLNLGFDVLMINISDGKSTHLISTNRPLTRHELDLLRESGLRMRKVNENVMWIESPSCSSCRVLGHGGFMVIEGKSLDSNTVIYGILLPSRGYLRSLMKDFLNESVKAEVVYAQAIKVKTLTSRQLEVLQLAYSRGLFDDKRRVSISELAKELGISPATLTVLIRRGIKKVLEDYFRHTLSETGSHS
- a CDS encoding hemerythrin domain-containing protein, whose product is MVSVEDLVNNLMNDHDVIKVSVSIVDKMLAEKLLDPSDINMLLDFYEFFVDKCHHVKEEVILFPSINIKLYPFENSPVNVMVMDHGIFRYLIRLNRELLSRLINGDQSIKDTLMDYLALMTGHLNQHMEKEDKVLFPQAMDLDNVESSRSIEDIEAEVDHDKWLQVIEKLKVKYLSID
- a CDS encoding DUF488 domain-containing protein, with protein sequence MSIKVKRIYDRASSDDGVRILVDRLWPRGISREEAKVDLWLKDVAPSDELRRWFNHDPSKWIEFERRYFKELEGNPKVAILKNMVKEGKTITLLYSAKSQYNNAVALKEYLELYKSS
- a CDS encoding nitrite/sulfite reductase, with product MRNPIPCPSNHCPLAHVNAEALSVFIGDYFRYKGEYEGSALPHRIKISISACERACAVPVSQDVGIVAKPNGKFNIYLGGGIGEHAFTAKLAFSDVELEDILPLIVGVVEVFKRSGERRGFKWFIKLNGFDKVKEEVLAVAREVKSKLPKPPDVKPTFINTRVIKMHYPTGWVTASELDELAHAADEYGLGYVVLFNNQSIYIPIRDNVKEIRGINGEIKEPGPYYPEGPITVACVGSELCPPGLIDTTSLGRKIHVHISGLKEHIRVGISGCTHDCGMSWVSDIGFEPFGFKTRILVTIGGASRQLGFILGTIDPSEAELTAKVILSMYVKSKAPNIREFAVRTGIDAIRDELRRQVPSFQPPNDSITALFGPD
- a CDS encoding indolepyruvate ferredoxin oxidoreductase subunit alpha, with translation MSRRSEIPTTPEGLRKYMRVIDDQDICIGCGACVSVCPTNAWELDENGKARLIWDWCIDDFSCIPVCPVNCIWKTPESPETARPKDNWYRFSRQLTPEEQKVFEEWAKKYGITGKPAQVTQ
- a CDS encoding DMT family transporter codes for the protein MLIINAAPALSTAFIWAWASVTYKDFMSRLNPLTVNFLRMLYTTIALAIPAALIGFNAGAMWGSLSGLLSLALGDSMYLMAINYTGVSVAAPISYSYIPLSVLMATLLGEPLTILKVTSGLLIMLGVYMLSRERTKVTLRGVTLALGTAVAWALGQTMIKVADVNGLNPVSIAFIRVATAGLVLLLVNHMMHNNLATAIKATIRTRLPLVAVLDLGIGVALFAYSVNLIGLGLTVIVTGCMPLIAQVMAKFMVGERITVTKITGAVVIVLAITTAFL
- a CDS encoding PaREP1 family protein, yielding MSLVLSPQLVNLLRELAGGRDVEAFIIDLIAERLDPPHRVKLYLSLHEDYLKSAEELYAKGDLTQAGEKYWGAVTALLNAIAESRSWEHYSHRDYDIIIEELYKETNDKSILVNFSMAERLHANFYHNFMSKEGFEAHREAVLNLVNRLRGIVGVMESHN